In Citrobacter sp. RHB25-C09, the following proteins share a genomic window:
- a CDS encoding YfgM family protein: MEIYENENDQVEAIKRFFAENGKALAVGVILGVGALIGWRYWTSHQTESARSASQSYQSVVTEIGSGNADKLSAAEKFAAENKNTYGALASMELAQQFVDQNQLDKAATQLQQGLAATSDENLKAVITLRLARVQVQLKQADTALKTLDTVKGEGWAAIVADLRGEAQLSKGDKQGARSAWEAGINSKASPALSEMMQMKINNLSI; this comes from the coding sequence GTGGAAATTTACGAGAACGAAAACGACCAGGTTGAAGCGATTAAACGCTTCTTTGCCGAAAACGGTAAAGCGCTGGCTGTTGGGGTGATTTTAGGGGTTGGCGCACTGATCGGCTGGCGTTACTGGACCAGTCATCAGACTGAATCCGCGCGCTCTGCTTCTCAGTCCTACCAGTCTGTGGTGACGGAGATCGGCTCCGGCAACGCCGACAAACTTTCCGCAGCGGAGAAATTTGCCGCGGAGAACAAAAACACATACGGCGCGTTAGCTTCCATGGAGCTGGCGCAGCAGTTTGTCGACCAAAATCAGCTTGATAAAGCCGCGACCCAGCTTCAGCAAGGGCTGGCGGCAACGAGTGATGAAAACCTGAAAGCTGTGATTACATTGCGTCTTGCACGTGTTCAGGTACAGCTTAAGCAAGCGGACACTGCGCTGAAAACTCTGGACACCGTAAAGGGAGAAGGGTGGGCAGCGATTGTTGCCGATCTGCGTGGTGAAGCGCAGCTGAGTAAAGGTGATAAACAAGGTGCGCGTAGTGCATGGGAAGCAGGCATAAACAGCAAAGCCTCCCCGGCACTGAGCGAAATGATGCAGATGAAA
- the hisS gene encoding histidine--tRNA ligase: MAKNIQAIRGMNDCLPGESAIWQRIEGTLKNVLSSYGYSEIRLPIVEQTPLFKRAIGEVTDVVEKEMYTFEDRNGDSLTLRPEGTAGCVRAGIEHGLLYNQEQRLWYIGPMFRHERPQKGRYRQFHQLGVEVFGLQGPDIDAELIMLTARWWRALGIADHVSLELNSIGSLEARANYRDALVAFLEQHVEKLDEDCKRRMYSNPLRVLDSKNPDVQALLNDAPQLGDYLDDDSREHFAGLCKLLEAAGIAYTVNQRLVRGLDYYNRTVFEWVTSSLGSQGTVCAGGRYDGLVEQLGGRATPGVGFAMGLERLVLLVQAVNTEFKADSVVDIYLVASGAETQSAAMTLAERLRDEMPGVKLMTNHGGGNFKKQFARADKWGARIALVLGESEVANGTVVVKDLRSGEQTAVAQNSVATHLRTLMA, translated from the coding sequence GTGGCAAAAAACATTCAAGCCATTCGCGGCATGAACGATTGTCTGCCTGGCGAAAGCGCCATTTGGCAGCGCATCGAAGGCACTCTCAAAAACGTGCTCAGCAGCTACGGTTACAGTGAAATCCGCTTGCCGATTGTAGAGCAGACCCCGTTATTTAAACGTGCGATTGGTGAAGTCACTGACGTCGTTGAAAAAGAGATGTACACCTTTGAGGACCGAAATGGCGACAGCCTGACTCTGCGTCCTGAAGGTACGGCAGGCTGTGTACGTGCCGGCATCGAGCATGGTCTTCTGTACAATCAGGAACAACGACTGTGGTATATCGGGCCGATGTTCCGCCACGAGCGTCCGCAGAAAGGGCGCTATCGCCAGTTCCATCAGTTGGGTGTCGAAGTGTTTGGTCTGCAAGGGCCGGATATCGATGCTGAGCTGATTATGCTGACCGCGCGCTGGTGGCGTGCGCTGGGCATTGCCGATCACGTCAGCCTGGAGCTGAACTCCATCGGTTCGCTCGAAGCGCGTGCCAACTATCGCGATGCGCTGGTCGCTTTCCTCGAACAACACGTTGAGAAACTGGACGAAGACTGCAAACGTCGCATGTATTCCAACCCGCTGCGCGTGCTGGATTCGAAGAACCCGGACGTACAGGCGCTGCTCAACGATGCGCCGCAACTGGGCGACTATCTGGACGACGACTCCCGCGAGCACTTTGCCGGACTGTGTAAACTGCTGGAAGCCGCCGGGATTGCGTATACTGTTAATCAGCGTCTGGTGCGTGGTCTTGACTACTATAACCGTACCGTATTTGAGTGGGTCACCAGCAGTCTGGGTTCACAGGGCACCGTTTGTGCCGGTGGACGTTATGATGGGCTGGTCGAGCAACTCGGCGGACGTGCAACCCCGGGCGTGGGCTTTGCGATGGGGCTGGAACGTCTTGTTTTACTTGTTCAGGCCGTTAACACGGAATTTAAAGCAGATTCTGTTGTCGATATATACCTGGTCGCTTCAGGCGCGGAAACGCAGTCTGCAGCAATGACGTTAGCCGAACGCCTGCGTGACGAAATGCCCGGCGTGAAGTTGATGACTAACCACGGTGGTGGCAACTTTAAGAAACAGTTTGCCCGTGCCGACAAATGGGGCGCCCGCATTGCACTGGTACTGGGTGAGTCCGAAGTGGCTAACGGTACAGTGGTAGTGAAAGATTTGCGCTCCGGTGAGCAAACTGCAGTTGCACAAAATAGCGTTGCAACCCATTTGCGCACGTTAATGGCTTAA
- the ispG gene encoding flavodoxin-dependent (E)-4-hydroxy-3-methylbut-2-enyl-diphosphate synthase has product MHNQAPIQRRKSKRIYVGNVPIGDGAPIAVQSMTNTRTTDVEATVNQIKALERVGADIVRVSVPTMDAAEAFKLIKQQVSVPLVADIHFDYRIALKVAEYGVDCLRINPGNIGNEERIRMVVDCARDKNIPIRIGVNAGSLEKDLQEKYGEPTPQALLESAMRHVDHLDRLNFDQFKVSVKASDVFLAVESYRLLAKQIDQPLHLGITEAGGARSGAVKSAIGLGLLLSEGIGDTLRVSLAADPVEEIKVGFDILKSLRIRARGINFIACPTCSRQEFDVIGTVNALEQRLEDIITPMDVSIIGCVVNGPGEALVSTLGVTGGNKKSGLYEDGVRKDRLDNSDMIDQLEARIRAKATMLDEAQRINVQQVEK; this is encoded by the coding sequence ATGCATAACCAGGCTCCAATTCAACGTAGAAAGTCGAAGCGTATTTACGTTGGGAACGTGCCGATTGGCGATGGTGCTCCCATCGCCGTACAGTCGATGACCAATACGCGGACTACGGATGTGGAAGCGACGGTCAATCAGATTAAAGCGTTGGAACGTGTCGGCGCTGATATTGTTCGTGTTTCCGTCCCAACGATGGATGCTGCAGAAGCATTCAAACTGATTAAACAGCAGGTTTCTGTTCCGCTGGTGGCCGATATTCACTTCGACTACCGTATCGCCCTGAAGGTAGCGGAATACGGCGTGGACTGCCTGCGTATTAACCCGGGCAACATCGGTAATGAAGAACGCATCCGTATGGTCGTGGACTGTGCGCGAGACAAAAATATTCCGATTCGCATCGGCGTGAACGCCGGATCGCTGGAAAAAGATCTGCAGGAAAAATATGGCGAACCGACCCCGCAGGCCTTGCTGGAATCGGCAATGCGCCACGTGGATCATCTCGATCGTCTCAACTTCGATCAGTTCAAAGTGAGTGTGAAAGCGTCGGACGTTTTCCTCGCCGTAGAATCTTATCGCCTGCTGGCGAAGCAGATCGATCAGCCGCTGCACTTAGGGATCACCGAAGCCGGTGGCGCGCGTAGCGGTGCGGTGAAATCGGCGATCGGTCTGGGCCTGCTGCTCTCTGAAGGGATCGGTGATACCCTGCGCGTTTCGCTGGCGGCCGATCCGGTAGAAGAGATCAAAGTTGGGTTCGATATTCTGAAATCGCTGCGCATTCGCGCACGCGGGATCAACTTCATTGCCTGCCCAACCTGCTCGCGTCAGGAGTTTGACGTGATCGGTACGGTGAATGCGCTGGAGCAGCGTCTGGAAGATATCATCACGCCGATGGACGTTTCGATCATAGGCTGCGTGGTCAACGGACCGGGCGAAGCGCTGGTATCCACGCTGGGCGTCACCGGCGGTAATAAGAAAAGTGGTCTCTATGAAGATGGCGTTCGTAAAGATCGTCTGGATAATAGCGATATGATTGACCAGCTTGAAGCCCGCATCCGCGCCAAAGCGACAATGCTCGATGAAGCGCAGCGAATCAACGTGCAGCAGGTTGAAAAATAA
- the rodZ gene encoding cytoskeleton protein RodZ → MNTEATQDPDKAQSTGVRLRNAREQLGLSQQAVAERLCLKVSTVRDIEDDKAPTDLASTFLRGYIRSYARLVHIPEEELLPALEKHAPVRAAKVAPMQSFSLGKRRKKRDGWLMSFTWLVLFVVVGLTGAWWWQNHKAQQEEITTMADQSTAELNASNETAQSVPLDTSGSASQDSLPVTTGPAETATPPDTTATAPAVEPQQNAVVPPSQADVDTATAAPAAPVTPEGAAPLPMDQAAINTAADPNALVMNFTADCWLEVSDATGKKLFSGMQRKDGNLNLTGQAPYKLKIGAPAAVQIQYQGKPVDLSRFIRTNQVARLTLNAEQSPAQ, encoded by the coding sequence ATGAATACTGAAGCCACCCAAGACCCAGATAAAGCACAATCCACCGGCGTTCGCCTACGCAATGCCCGTGAACAACTCGGACTCAGCCAACAGGCCGTCGCAGAACGACTCTGCCTGAAAGTGTCCACAGTACGCGATATTGAAGACGATAAGGCGCCGACCGATCTGGCGTCGACGTTTTTGCGCGGGTACATCCGCTCTTATGCGCGTCTGGTCCATATTCCTGAAGAAGAACTGCTGCCGGCTCTGGAAAAGCACGCACCCGTTCGTGCGGCGAAAGTCGCGCCGATGCAGAGTTTCTCATTAGGTAAACGCCGCAAAAAGCGCGATGGCTGGTTAATGTCATTTACCTGGCTGGTGCTGTTCGTGGTCGTCGGCCTGACGGGCGCATGGTGGTGGCAAAACCACAAGGCGCAGCAGGAAGAGATCACCACAATGGCCGATCAATCCACTGCTGAGCTGAACGCCAGCAATGAAACGGCGCAGAGCGTGCCGCTTGATACCAGTGGTTCAGCAAGTCAGGACAGTCTGCCTGTGACCACCGGTCCTGCGGAAACCGCTACCCCCCCTGACACCACGGCGACGGCTCCTGCGGTAGAACCGCAGCAGAATGCAGTCGTTCCGCCTTCTCAGGCTGACGTTGATACCGCTACTGCGGCACCCGCTGCGCCTGTAACGCCTGAGGGCGCTGCGCCACTGCCGATGGATCAGGCTGCGATTAACACCGCCGCAGACCCCAACGCGTTGGTGATGAATTTCACCGCCGATTGCTGGCTGGAAGTGAGCGATGCGACAGGTAAAAAGCTGTTTAGCGGAATGCAGCGTAAAGATGGCAATTTAAACCTAACCGGTCAGGCGCCTTATAAGCTTAAAATTGGCGCTCCGGCTGCGGTACAGATCCAGTATCAAGGAAAACCTGTCGATCTGAGCCGTTTTATCAGAACTAACCAGGTTGCGCGTCTGACCCTCAATGCCGAACAATCACCGGCACAGTAA
- a CDS encoding bifunctional tRNA (adenosine(37)-C2)-methyltransferase TrmG/ribosomal RNA large subunit methyltransferase RlmN: protein MSELVNTSEVAIPAVPNKNGKINLLDLNRQQMREFFKELGEKPFRADQVMKWMYHYCSDDFDEMTDINKVLRGKLKEVAEIRAPEVVEEQRSSDGTIKWAIAVGDQRVETVYIPEEDRATLCVSSQVGCALECKFCSTAQQGFNRNLRVSEIIGQVWRAAKIVGAAKVTGQRPITNVVMMGMGEPLLNLTNVVPAMEIMLDDFGFGLSKRRVTLSTSGVVPALDKLGDMIDVALAISLHAPNDEIRDEIVPINKKYNIEAFLAAVRRYLDKSNANQGRVTIEYVMLDHVNDGTEHAHQLAELLKDTPCKINLIPWNPFPGAPYGRSSNSRIDRFSKVLMGYGFTTIVRKTRGDDIDAACGQLAGDVIDRTKRTLRKRMQGEAIDVKSI from the coding sequence ATGTCTGAATTAGTGAACACCTCCGAAGTCGCCATACCTGCGGTTCCAAATAAAAATGGAAAAATTAACCTACTGGATCTGAACCGTCAGCAGATGCGCGAATTCTTTAAAGAATTAGGCGAGAAGCCGTTTCGTGCCGACCAGGTTATGAAATGGATGTACCACTATTGCAGCGATGACTTTGATGAGATGACCGACATCAACAAGGTTTTGCGCGGCAAGCTGAAAGAGGTGGCGGAGATCCGCGCACCGGAAGTGGTAGAAGAACAACGCTCTTCCGATGGCACCATTAAATGGGCGATTGCCGTGGGCGATCAGCGTGTTGAAACGGTTTATATCCCGGAAGAGGATCGCGCCACCCTGTGCGTTTCATCTCAGGTTGGTTGTGCGCTCGAGTGTAAATTCTGCTCGACTGCACAACAGGGCTTTAACCGTAACCTGCGCGTGTCTGAAATCATCGGCCAGGTGTGGCGTGCGGCGAAAATTGTCGGTGCGGCAAAAGTCACCGGTCAGCGTCCGATCACCAACGTGGTGATGATGGGCATGGGTGAACCCCTGCTGAACCTGACCAACGTGGTGCCAGCGATGGAAATCATGCTGGATGATTTCGGTTTCGGCCTGTCCAAACGTCGCGTAACGTTGTCCACGTCAGGCGTAGTTCCTGCGCTGGATAAACTCGGCGACATGATTGACGTTGCGTTGGCTATCTCTCTGCATGCGCCAAACGACGAAATTCGTGACGAAATTGTACCTATCAACAAAAAGTACAATATCGAAGCTTTCCTCGCTGCGGTGCGTCGTTATCTGGATAAATCCAATGCGAACCAGGGCCGCGTAACCATCGAATACGTGATGCTGGATCATGTCAACGACGGGACGGAACATGCGCATCAGTTGGCTGAACTGCTGAAAGATACGCCGTGCAAGATTAACCTGATCCCATGGAACCCGTTCCCGGGTGCGCCTTATGGACGCAGCTCCAATAGCCGAATCGACCGTTTCTCTAAGGTACTGATGGGCTATGGTTTTACGACTATCGTACGTAAGACGCGTGGTGATGATATTGATGCGGCCTGCGGACAGCTTGCCGGAGACGTGATAGACCGAACCAAACGTACTCTGCGTAAACGCATGCAGGGCGAGGCAATCGACGTGAAAAGCATCTGA
- the ndk gene encoding nucleoside-diphosphate kinase: MAIERTFSIIKPNAVAKNVIGSIFARFESAGFKIVGTKMLHLTVEQARGFYAEHEGRPFFDGLVEFMTSGPIVVSVLEGENAVQRHRDLLGATNPENALAGTLRADYADSFTENGTHGSDSLESAKREIAFFFAEGEVCPRTR; the protein is encoded by the coding sequence ATGGCTATTGAACGTACTTTTTCCATCATCAAACCAAACGCGGTGGCAAAAAACGTTATTGGCAGCATCTTCGCTCGCTTTGAATCAGCAGGGTTTAAGATTGTTGGCACCAAAATGCTGCACCTGACCGTTGAACAGGCTCGCGGTTTTTACGCTGAGCACGAAGGTCGCCCATTCTTTGACGGTCTGGTCGAGTTCATGACCTCTGGTCCCATCGTGGTTTCCGTACTGGAAGGTGAAAACGCAGTACAGCGTCATCGCGACCTGCTGGGCGCGACCAATCCAGAAAACGCGCTGGCGGGCACGCTGCGCGCTGATTACGCTGACAGCTTCACCGAAAACGGCACTCATGGTTCCGATTCTCTGGAATCAGCAAAACGTGAAATCGCTTTCTTCTTCGCCGAAGGCGAGGTGTGTCCACGTACCCGTTAA
- the pbpC gene encoding peptidoglycan glycosyltransferase PbpC (penicillin-binding protein 1C), protein MKQLSGKRGGWLWLVAASLFLVFTVWVADKLWPLPLREVNPARVVVAEDGTPLWRFADAEGIWRYPVTIEEVSPRYLEALINYEDRWFWKHPGVNPFSVVRAAWQDLTSGRVISGGSTLTMQVARLLDPHPRTFGGKFRQIWRALQLEWHLSKREILTLYLNRAPFGGTLQGVGAASWAYLGKPPAQLSYSEAALLAVLPQAPSRLRPDRWPERAEAARNKVLERMATQGIWSHKQAQESREEPVWLTPRQMPQLAPLFSRMMLGKSQSNKIVTTLDAGLQRQLEELAQNWKGRLPARSSLAMIVVDHTTMSVRGWVGSADLNDDARFGHVDMVSAIRSPGSVLKPFVYGLALDEGLIHPASLLQDVPRRTGDYRPGNFDSGFHGPVSMSEALVRSLNLPAVQVLEAYGPKRFTAQLRNVGLPLYLPAGATPNLSLILGGAGARLADMTAAYSAFARHGKAGKLRMQPADALTERPLMSPGAAWIIRRIMADEAQLLPDSALPRVAPLAWKTGTSYGYRDAWAIGINARYVIGIWTGRPDGTPVAGQFGFASAVPLLNQVNNLLLSRSASLPEDPRPESVSRDVICWPGGQSLPPGDANCRRRLATWLLDGSQPPTLLLPEQEGISGIRFPVWLNEEGKRVAADCPQAHEQTLIVWPLPLEPWLPSSERRSARLPQASISCPPQGQEAVSPLQLLGIRDGAIVKRLPGATEASISLQSSGGAGARWWFLNGEPLKARGRNVTLRLEEKGDYQLLTMDEGGQAATVRFSLQ, encoded by the coding sequence ATGAAGCAATTATCGGGTAAGCGCGGCGGCTGGCTATGGCTGGTCGCCGCGTCTCTCTTTCTGGTTTTTACCGTCTGGGTGGCCGATAAACTCTGGCCGCTGCCTCTTCGCGAGGTGAATCCCGCTCGCGTGGTCGTCGCTGAGGACGGTACGCCGCTGTGGCGTTTTGCTGATGCGGAGGGGATCTGGCGCTACCCGGTGACCATTGAAGAGGTGTCGCCCCGTTATCTTGAGGCGCTAATCAATTATGAAGACCGCTGGTTCTGGAAGCACCCTGGAGTAAACCCTTTTTCTGTGGTCCGCGCCGCCTGGCAGGATCTGACTTCTGGTCGCGTGATTTCTGGCGGCAGTACGCTGACCATGCAGGTAGCGCGGCTGCTGGACCCACATCCCCGCACCTTTGGCGGCAAGTTCCGCCAGATCTGGCGCGCGCTTCAGCTTGAGTGGCATCTCTCAAAACGTGAAATTCTGACGCTGTACCTCAACCGCGCACCGTTTGGCGGTACGCTACAGGGCGTCGGTGCCGCAAGCTGGGCCTATCTTGGTAAACCGCCCGCACAGCTCAGTTATTCAGAAGCCGCGCTGCTGGCGGTACTGCCGCAGGCACCGAGTCGCTTGCGCCCTGACCGTTGGCCGGAACGCGCCGAAGCTGCCCGCAATAAGGTGCTTGAGCGGATGGCAACACAGGGGATCTGGTCGCACAAGCAGGCGCAGGAATCTCGTGAAGAACCCGTCTGGCTCACGCCCAGACAGATGCCCCAGTTAGCGCCGCTCTTTTCACGGATGATGCTGGGAAAAAGTCAAAGCAATAAAATTGTCACCACACTCGATGCTGGTCTGCAACGGCAACTGGAAGAGCTGGCGCAAAACTGGAAAGGCCGGCTTCCGGCGCGCAGTTCGCTGGCGATGATCGTGGTCGATCACACCACGATGAGCGTGCGCGGTTGGGTCGGTTCGGCAGATCTGAATGATGACGCCCGCTTCGGGCATGTGGATATGGTCAGTGCGATCCGGTCGCCGGGTTCGGTACTGAAACCTTTTGTCTACGGCCTGGCGCTGGATGAAGGGCTTATTCATCCCGCGTCTTTATTGCAGGACGTTCCGCGTCGCACGGGGGATTATCGTCCGGGTAATTTTGATAGCGGCTTTCACGGCCCTGTCAGTATGAGCGAGGCGCTGGTGCGCTCGCTGAATTTACCCGCCGTGCAGGTGCTTGAAGCCTATGGCCCGAAACGGTTTACGGCGCAACTCAGAAACGTGGGGCTGCCTTTGTATCTGCCCGCTGGCGCCACACCGAATTTATCGCTCATCCTTGGGGGAGCGGGCGCGCGGCTTGCAGATATGACGGCGGCCTACAGCGCGTTTGCGCGCCACGGTAAAGCTGGAAAACTGCGCATGCAGCCCGCTGACGCGTTAACAGAACGTCCGCTGATGTCGCCGGGCGCAGCCTGGATCATCCGGCGAATAATGGCTGACGAAGCACAGCTGTTACCGGATAGCGCGCTTCCTCGCGTGGCGCCGCTGGCGTGGAAAACGGGCACCAGCTACGGCTATCGTGATGCATGGGCGATCGGCATCAATGCGCGCTATGTCATTGGGATTTGGACGGGCAGGCCCGATGGTACGCCCGTTGCCGGACAATTCGGTTTTGCCAGTGCGGTACCTTTGTTGAATCAGGTGAACAATCTGCTTTTGTCGCGTAGCGCGTCATTGCCTGAAGATCCTCGTCCTGAATCAGTCAGCCGCGATGTGATCTGTTGGCCCGGTGGTCAGTCTCTGCCACCTGGAGATGCGAACTGCCGTCGCCGTCTGGCAACCTGGTTACTGGACGGGAGTCAACCCCCCACGCTGTTACTCCCGGAGCAGGAGGGCATAAGTGGCATTCGCTTTCCCGTCTGGCTGAATGAAGAAGGCAAACGTGTTGCCGCCGATTGTCCGCAGGCTCATGAGCAAACGCTGATAGTCTGGCCGCTACCGCTGGAGCCGTGGCTGCCGTCCTCTGAACGCCGCAGCGCGCGATTGCCTCAGGCATCAATCTCCTGTCCACCGCAGGGACAGGAAGCCGTATCACCGCTGCAATTGTTGGGCATTCGCGATGGCGCGATCGTGAAGCGTTTGCCGGGGGCAACGGAGGCAAGCATATCCCTTCAAAGTAGTGGGGGAGCAGGCGCGCGGTGGTGGTTTCTTAATGGTGAACCGCTGAAAGCGCGTGGGCGCAATGTCACGTTACGTCTTGAGGAAAAAGGCGATTATCAGCTGCTGACAATGGATGAAGGCGGGCAAGCTGCGACGGTGCGGTTTAGTCTGCAATAG